Genomic window (Xylanimonas protaetiae):
CGACGGGGCCGGTGTCGACCGAGGTCAGCGACGGGGTGTCGTCACTTCTCCCAGCCGATGTTCTCGACGTGCGGGTTGAGCGCCTTGAAGCCGCTCGTCGACGCCATCGCGCTGCCGCCGTAGTTGGCGAGACCCGTCTTGACGGCCATCATGACCGGGCCGTTGAAGAGCGGGAAGGTGCCGTACAGCGCGAGGGCCTGCGACTCGGCCTCGTTGAGCTGCTTGATGGCGTCGGCCGTGTCCTCGATCTGGCCGGCCTTCTTGAAGCCCTCGTCCGCCTTCGGGTCGCCGATGTAGGCGTAGTTCGAGTCGGAGTCGGAGCAGTAGAGCTGGCAGCCCGAGGTCGAGTAGCCGTACGGGTCGGACGCCGACCACGCCATGATGAGCATCTCGTACGTGCCGCCCACGACGACGTCGGAGAACTGCGACGGGTCCTGGTTGTCGAGCTGGATGTCGATGCCGGCCGCCTTGCCCATGGCCTGGACGGCGTTGGCGATGGCCGCCTGGATCGGCGAGTCACCGAAGAAGGTGTACTTCACCGTGACCTTGGCGCCGTCCTTGGCGTAGTAGCCGTCGGAGCCCTTGGCGTAGCCGGCACCCTCGAGCGTCTTGCCGGCGTTCTCCACCGAGTACTTCGAGTCGGCGGGCATGTTGTTCGCGTAGCCGTCCTGGAACGGGAACATGATCTCCGAGCCCAGCGGGTCCTCGGTCCAGTTGAGGCCCTGGTACTTGATCTCGGCGAGCTTCGCGACGTCGATCGACTGCGTGATCGCCTTGCGCACGGCGAGGTCCTTGAGCGAGTCGGCCTTCGTGTTGAAGGTGACGACGCCCGTGGACGTGGCGGTGTTCACGCGGATCTGCGTGTTGTCCATGCTCTGGGCGACCTTGAGACGGTCGGCCGTGGCGACGCCGGTCGCGTCGATCTCACCGTTCTGGAAGGCGTTGATCGAGGCCGAGTCGTCCATGACCTTGAACTGGACCTTGTCGAGCAGCGGCTTGGTGCCCCACCAGTTCGGGTTCGGCACGAACGTGGCCTGCGTGTCGTCGAACGAGTCGACGACGAACGGGCCGGCAGCCCACTCGTTGTGCGGGTTGTTGATCCACCCGTCGGTGAAGGTCGCCGGGTCGATGGCCTTCGGGTTCTCGAGGTTGATGAAGAGGTACTGGTACGGGTAGAAGGGCGTGTCGAAGGTGACGACGGCCTGCTTCGCGCTCGTGCCCTGGGTCACCGACGCGATCTGCTCGTAGCCGGCGGTCGACGGCGGGTTGTACGCCTCGTCCTTGCCCGACTGCGTCTTCCACGTGGCCTCGAAGGCCGTCCAGTCGATCGGCGTCCCGTCGTTCCAGGTCGCCTTCTCGTTGATGTCGTAGGTGACGACCAGCGGGTCGGTCGAGGTGACCTCGACCTTGCTCAGGAAGTCGGGGTTCGGCGTCGGGTTGCCCGAGACGTCGTAGTCCCACAGCTGCGGCTGGTAGTAGGTCCAGAACTGGGCCATGTAGCCGGTGTTGCCGTCCGTGTTGAAGGCGTTCCAGTTCGGGCCGACCTCGGACGTCGCCAGCGTGAGCGTGCCGCCCTGCTTCAGCTTGTCGCGGTCCTGGGCGTTGTCGTACGCGACGCCCTCCTCGGGCATCGGGTAGTCCGTGCCCATGGTCTTGGCGTCGAAGCCCGCGGCGGGCTGCTTCGCGGTGGTGCTGTGCTCGCCGGTGCTCTTGTCGCCGTCTGCGCCGTTGCTGCCCGACGCGCACGCGGACAGCGTGAGCGCCAGCGCCGCGACGACGACGGTGGCCTGGGCCGCCGTCTTCCGCATGCTCTTCATCAGTTCTCCTTGGTGTCCTGACCCGGGGTTCCCGGGGTGACGGGGTAGTGGCAGGCGGCGGCGTGGTCCGCGCCCACCAGGACGGGAAGCTCGGTGTCGCACCGCCGCTGCTTCTCGGCAGGCAGCAGGGCACGCACCGGGCAGCGGCCGGCGAACCGGCAGCCCGTGATCTCCTGGGCGGGGCTGGGCTGGTCACCCGTGAGCACGACGCGCTTGCGGTCGCGCTCGAGCGTCGGGTCGGGCAGCGGCACCGCCGACAGGAGGGCTTCGGTGTACGGGTGACGCGGGGCGGTGAAGACCGCCTCCGTGTCGCCCTGCTCCACGACCTGGCCCAGGTACATGACCGCCACGCGGGCGGAGATGTGCCGGATGACCGAGAGGTCGTGGGCGACGAACAGGAACGCGACGCCGAGGGTGGCCTGCAGGTCCTCGAGCAGGTTGATGACGCCGGCCTGGATGGACACGTCGAGCGCGGAGACGGGCTCGTCGAGCACGACGAGCTTCGGCTCGACGGCGAGCGCGCGGGCGATGGCGATGCGCTGGCGCTGGCCGCCCGAGAACTGCGCCGGGAACCGGTCGACATGGTCGGGGTTGAGGCCCACGAGCTTCATCAGCTCGGCGATGCGCTCGTTGATGCGCTCCTTGGACCAGCCGTGGACGCGCAGCGGCTCGGCGAGCACGTCGTAGACGGGCATGCGCGGGTCGAGCGAGCTCATCGGGTCCTGGAAGACGATCTGCAGCTCGCGGCGCAGCGCGGCGCGGTCGGTGCGGCCGAGGTCGGCGAGGTTCTTGCCGAGCACGGCGATCTGCCCGCCCTGCGGGGCGGCGAGCTTCATGATCTCCATGAGCGTCGTCGTCTTGCCGGAGCCGGACTCGCCGACGAGCGCGAGCGTCTCGCCCTCGCGCACGTCGAACGTGACGCCGTCGACGGCCTTGACGGTGCCGACGCGGCGGCGCAGGAGCCCGCCCCTGGTGAGCGGGAAGTGCTTCTTGAGGTCGGTCACCTCGAGCACCGTGGCGCGCTTCTCGCGCGGGACGCCCGCGAGCTTCGACTCGGCGGCCTCCTCGACGTGGAAGACGTCCTCGAACGTGAGGCCCTGCTCGGCGATCTCGTCGGCGCGGATGCACGCGGCCAGCTGGTCCGGGCGTCCGGCGACGGGCGCGAGCGCCGGCTCGGCGGTGAGGCACGCGTCGGTCACGAGCGGGCAGCGGGCCGCGAACGGGCAGCCGACCGGCAGGTCGACGAGCGACGGCGGGGTGCCCTGGATGGGCACCAGGCGGCGGTTCTCGCCGCGGTCGGGCCGCGGCACGGCGCCGAGCAGGCCCATGGTGTACGGCATGGCCGGGCGGGCGTAGAGCTCGTCGACCGACGCGCGCTCCACGGGACGGCCGGCGTACATGACGAGCACGTCGTCGGCGACGCCGGCGACCACGCCCAGGTCGTGCGTGATCATGACGACGGCGGCGCCGGTCTCGCGCTGCGCCGTCTTGAGCACGTCGAGCACCTGGGCCTGGATGGTGACGTCGAGGGCGGTGGTGGGCTCGTCGGCGATGATCACGTCGGGGTTGTTCGCGATGGCGATCGCGATCATGACGCGCTGGCGCATGCCGCCGGAGAACTGGTGCGGGAACGACTTGAGGCGCTCGGCCGGGTTGGGGATGCCCACGAGGTCGAGCAGCTCGATCGAGCGCTCGCGCACCTGCTTGCGCGTGTAGTCCTGGTGCAGGTCGAGGGCCTCGGCGAGCTGGTCGCCGATGGAGAACACCGGCGTCAGGGCCGACAGCGGGTCCTGGAACACCATGGCCATGTCGTTGCCGCGGTGCTTCGACAGCTCGACCTCGCTCAGCCCGAGCAGCTCGCGGCCCTTGAGCCGGATCGAGCCCTCGACGCGCGCGTTCTTGTCGAGCAGTCCCATGACGGACAGCGAGGTCACGGACTTGCCGGAGCCGGACTCTCCGACGATGCCGAGCGTGCGCCCGGGCAGCAGGTCGAAGCTCACGCCGCGCACGGCGCGGACGGTGCCGGCCTCGGAGGCGAAGCTGACGTGCAGGTCGCGGACCGAGAGCACGGGCTCGGCGTCCGCGCGGAAGTCGCGCAGGACGTGCTGGGTCGCGGTCGTGGTCATGCCTTGCCTCCCGAGCGCGAGTAGGGGTCGATGGCGTCGCGGAGGCCGTCGCCGATGAGCTGCATCGAGAAGGTCAGGGCGACGAGGAACAGGGACGGCGCGAGCAGCACCCACGGGGAGGTCAGCACCACGGACTGCCCGGCCTGGAGGATCGTGCCGAGCGACGTGTCGGGCGCCTTGACGCCCAGGCCGAGGAACGACAGCGCCGTCTCGGAGTTCACGGCGCCGACGACGCCGAGCACCGTCTGGATGATGAGCACCGAGCCCAGGTTGGGGACCAGGTGCCGGCGGATGATCGTGAACGAGCCGACGCCCATGTAGCGGGCCGCGTGCACGTAGTCGAGCTCGCGCAGCTGGAGCGTGAGCGTGCGCAGCACGCGGGCGTAGCCGATCCAGCCGAAGGCGGTCAGGGCGAGCGTGAGGATCAGCCAGCCGCCCGTGCCCGACGCCGAGCGCGTGATCATCGCGATGAGCAGGAACGAGGGGACGACGAGCAGCATGTCGAGGATCCACATGCCGACACGCTCGACCCAGCCCTCGAAGAAGGCGATGGTGGTGCCGATGAGGGCCGCGACCACGGTGGTGGCGAGCGACGACAGGATGCCGATGAGCAGCGAGCGCCCCAGGCCCCGGGCGACGAGCGCGAAGACGTCGGAGCCGCCCGTCGTCGTGCCGAACCAGTGCTCGGCGCCGGGAGGCTGCGCGAGGGCGAGGAAGTCGGGCTCGTCGTAGCCCCACCGCGCGATCATCGGGCCCACGAACGCGAAGACCACGAGCAGCAGCAGCATCACGACGCCGACGACGGCGGAGCGACGGCGCACGAAGCGGCGCGCGATGAGGGCGAGGCGCCCGGTGCGGCGCAGGGTGGTGCCCTGCTCGTCGGCGACGACCTCGGCGGCCGCCGCGGCGGTCACGGCAAGTTCGATGTCAGCCATGGTCCGTCCTCTCAGCTGATCCGGACGCGCGGGTCGATCCAGGCGACGGCGACGTCGGCCAGCAGCGCGGCGATGAGGGCGCAGGCGCCGCCGAACGCCGCGATGGCCACCGAGGCGTTGATGTCGTTGTTCACGAGCGACGTGATGAAGTACTTGCCGAGCCCGTTGATCGCGAAGATCGTCTCGGTGATGACGGCGCCGGTGAACACGCCGGCGACCGTGAACGCGACGTTGACGGTCGTCGGGATGAGCGACGTGCGCAGGGCGTGCTTGCGGATCGCGACGTTGAGCGGCAGGCCCTTGGCCCGCGCGGTGCGCACGTAGTCGGCGTTCATCGTGTCGAGCAGGTAGGTGCGCTGCGTGAGGTGGTACGTGACGGCGGTGATCACGGTCAGCACGATCGTGGGCAGGATCAGGTGCTGCGCCAGGTCGCTGAGCTTCAGCAGCCAGTTGTGGCCCTCGTAGCTGTGCAGCCCCGTGACGTAGAAGAGCCGGAACCCGACGGCCTGGTTGAGCCAGATCGCGCCGATGACCACGCCGAGCGCGAGCACGGC
Coding sequences:
- a CDS encoding ABC transporter family substrate-binding protein; translated protein: MKSMRKTAAQATVVVAALALTLSACASGSNGADGDKSTGEHSTTAKQPAAGFDAKTMGTDYPMPEEGVAYDNAQDRDKLKQGGTLTLATSEVGPNWNAFNTDGNTGYMAQFWTYYQPQLWDYDVSGNPTPNPDFLSKVEVTSTDPLVVTYDINEKATWNDGTPIDWTAFEATWKTQSGKDEAYNPPSTAGYEQIASVTQGTSAKQAVVTFDTPFYPYQYLFINLENPKAIDPATFTDGWINNPHNEWAAGPFVVDSFDDTQATFVPNPNWWGTKPLLDKVQFKVMDDSASINAFQNGEIDATGVATADRLKVAQSMDNTQIRVNTATSTGVVTFNTKADSLKDLAVRKAITQSIDVAKLAEIKYQGLNWTEDPLGSEIMFPFQDGYANNMPADSKYSVENAGKTLEGAGYAKGSDGYYAKDGAKVTVKYTFFGDSPIQAAIANAVQAMGKAAGIDIQLDNQDPSQFSDVVVGGTYEMLIMAWSASDPYGYSTSGCQLYCSDSDSNYAYIGDPKADEGFKKAGQIEDTADAIKQLNEAESQALALYGTFPLFNGPVMMAVKTGLANYGGSAMASTSGFKALNPHVENIGWEK
- a CDS encoding ABC transporter permease, coding for MRFLARRLVNYVLMLFLATSLVYFLASFFMDPRSNYLSRNPRPPMASIDASLTAANINDKTPIFERYWNWITGIVLHWDWGLSPTQEPVSGAITSRIGASVQLLSLATVLGIVIGVGLGVYTATRQYKWQDRVLGGISTFFLVVPTAVLALGVVIGAIWLNQAVGFRLFYVTGLHSYEGHNWLLKLSDLAQHLILPTIVLTVITAVTYHLTQRTYLLDTMNADYVRTARAKGLPLNVAIRKHALRTSLIPTTVNVAFTVAGVFTGAVITETIFAINGLGKYFITSLVNNDINASVAIAAFGGACALIAALLADVAVAWIDPRVRIS
- a CDS encoding ABC transporter ATP-binding protein, producing MTTTATQHVLRDFRADAEPVLSVRDLHVSFASEAGTVRAVRGVSFDLLPGRTLGIVGESGSGKSVTSLSVMGLLDKNARVEGSIRLKGRELLGLSEVELSKHRGNDMAMVFQDPLSALTPVFSIGDQLAEALDLHQDYTRKQVRERSIELLDLVGIPNPAERLKSFPHQFSGGMRQRVMIAIAIANNPDVIIADEPTTALDVTIQAQVLDVLKTAQRETGAAVVMITHDLGVVAGVADDVLVMYAGRPVERASVDELYARPAMPYTMGLLGAVPRPDRGENRRLVPIQGTPPSLVDLPVGCPFAARCPLVTDACLTAEPALAPVAGRPDQLAACIRADEIAEQGLTFEDVFHVEEAAESKLAGVPREKRATVLEVTDLKKHFPLTRGGLLRRRVGTVKAVDGVTFDVREGETLALVGESGSGKTTTLMEIMKLAAPQGGQIAVLGKNLADLGRTDRAALRRELQIVFQDPMSSLDPRMPVYDVLAEPLRVHGWSKERINERIAELMKLVGLNPDHVDRFPAQFSGGQRQRIAIARALAVEPKLVVLDEPVSALDVSIQAGVINLLEDLQATLGVAFLFVAHDLSVIRHISARVAVMYLGQVVEQGDTEAVFTAPRHPYTEALLSAVPLPDPTLERDRKRVVLTGDQPSPAQEITGCRFAGRCPVRALLPAEKQRRCDTELPVLVGADHAAACHYPVTPGTPGQDTKEN
- a CDS encoding ABC transporter permease, whose protein sequence is MADIELAVTAAAAAEVVADEQGTTLRRTGRLALIARRFVRRRSAVVGVVMLLLLVVFAFVGPMIARWGYDEPDFLALAQPPGAEHWFGTTTGGSDVFALVARGLGRSLLIGILSSLATTVVAALIGTTIAFFEGWVERVGMWILDMLLVVPSFLLIAMITRSASGTGGWLILTLALTAFGWIGYARVLRTLTLQLRELDYVHAARYMGVGSFTIIRRHLVPNLGSVLIIQTVLGVVGAVNSETALSFLGLGVKAPDTSLGTILQAGQSVVLTSPWVLLAPSLFLVALTFSMQLIGDGLRDAIDPYSRSGGKA